CGACAGCGATCGGTCGTACCGGGAGAAGCTGTCGTCATACGCGGCGATCGCACGCGGGCGGCTTGAAGCCAACCGATTCGAGGAGTTTTGCGAGGCTCATCTTGGACACCTCGATGAGGTCGCCTGGGAGTTCTTCGGCTCGGCGGAGGCCAAGGAGACGGTTCGGCTCAAGGTCGAGTCGCTCTTCCCTCGCCACGAGGTTGAGGAGTTCACCGAACACTTCTGGGGCCTGCTCCAGTTCTGGTGCAAGACCGAGGGCGAGCGGCTGGGAATCTCACCAACACCGGAAGCGGGTTCGTGAAAACGGTCTCGCGCTGGCACTCGCGGCGCGTTCAGCAGGACGTGACGGTCGCCCGCTGGGGTCACTACGGCGTGCCGGTGCTTTGGTTCGCCACCGCGGGAGGCGACGCCGAAGAGCCCGAGAGGTTTCTGCTGGTCAAGGTCCTGGAACCTTTGATCGAGGCCGGGCGCATCAAACTCTACTCCTGCGACAGCGTTGCCGGCCGCGCCTGGACCACTGGCGAGGGGTCAACACGGCATCGTTCCTGGCTTCAGAACCAGTTCGACGGTTTCATCTACCACGAGATCGTGCCGGCGATCCGGCAGGACTGCGACGGCACCGTGCCCGAGATCATCACTGCCGGAGCCTCGATAGGGGCGTTCAACGCGCTCGCGGCGGTGTGCCGGCATCCGGATGTTTTCAGCCGTGCGATCTCGATGAGCGGCACCTACGATTTGAGCAGGTGGCTCGAGGGTGATTGGAACGACGACTTCTACTTCTCGTCACCGATTCACTTCTTGCCCGATCTGGAGGAAGGAGCGCATCTCGAGGCCTTGCGCCGCCGCTTTCTACTCATGCCCACCGGGGAAGGCCGGTGGGAGGATCCTGCGGAATCGTGGCGGATGGCCGAGGTCCTGGGTTCGAAGGGGATTCCCAATCGGGTCGATCCCTGGGGCACCCAGTGGGACCATGATTGGCCCACGTGGCGGGAGATGCTCCCGAGGTACCTCGACGACTGGGTGTAGCCTCTGTCGCCGTGATCGCCGTCTAGCGTCCGATGAGCTGCCTGTACAGCTCCAGGTAAACCGCACCCTGACGGTCCCAAGAGTAGTCCCGGGACATGCCGTTGTGCATCAGGCGTTCCCAGGCCTCGCGGTCGCGGTACGTCTCCAGCGCGAAGCCCAGGGCCCAGCGAAAGGCATCCGGGGTGAAGTGATCGAAGACGAAACCGGTCCCCCGGCCGGTCGCGGGTTCGTAGAGCTCTACGGCATCCGCCAGTCCCCCGGTCCGGCGCACGATCGGCACGGTGCCGTACTTGAGGCTGTACATCTGGTTCAATCCCGAGGGCTCGAACTTCGAAGGCATCAAGAAGACGTCTGCCGCTGCTTCGATCAGGTGCGCGAGCTCTTCGCTGTAGCCCCGGTGATAGATCACCCGCCCGGGAAAGTCGTGCTGCAGATTCTGAAACGCGGTTTCGTACCGCGACTCGCCCGTGCCCAGCGCCAGGAGCTGTGCGTCGCCACCAGCCAGCACGTCCCGTAGGGGTTCGATGACGATGTCGAAGCCCTTCTGAGCCGTGAGCCGTGACACGATTCCGAGAAGGGGCGTTCGTGGATCGGTTCCGAGACCCAATCGCTCCGTCGTCGCTCGCTTCGTCGCTCGCTTTCCGCTCAGGTCCTCGGAGGAGTAGTGGTGCTCGAGGAAACGATCGGTGTGTGGATTCCACTCTTCGTAGTCGACTCCGTTGAGGATCCCGACCAGGCGATCGCTTCGCTCGCGCAGCAGGTCCTGCAGACCCATGCCATACGCGTCGGTCTGGATCTCGAGCGCGTGAGTGGGACTGACCGTGGTGAGAGCGTCGGCGTAGAGGATGCCGGTCGTGAGGAAGCTCATTGCCCCGCCGTCCAGATCCCCCTGGTGGAGAAGCTCCAGGTCGCCGCCGAGGTCGAGGTCGTCACACAGCTGCGCCGGGAAGACGCCCTGGTAGGCGATGTTGTGGATCGTGAGAACCGTCCGGCTGCCACGGAAGAGCTTGTCCCACTCGAAGGTTCGCTTGAGGTAGAGCGGCATCAGGGCCGTGTGCCAGTCGTTGCAATGGAAGATGTCGGGCGACCAGCCCATGTGTTGGCAGCAAGCGACCGTTGCAAGAGCCAGGAATGCGAAGCGCAGCGCCTCGTCGCCGCCGTCGGTATAGATGCCGGGCCGTTCGTAGAGCACCGGGCAGTGAATCAGATAGATCGGCGGTCCGCCGCCGGGAAGCGGTGTGGTGAAGACCGTGAAAGTCAGCCGGTGCGGTCCCATATCGAGCTGGATGTCGCGCAGAAAGTCGACCGCTACGATGTCGTGCCCGCGAGTGTCGATGCTCGAGTAGAACGGCAGGAAAACCCGAACGTCATGGCCGCCACGGTGGAGGTAGCGTGGCAGCGCCGCGCTGACGTCGCCCAGGCCGCCGGTCTTGGCGAAAGGAACGACTTCGGACGAGGTCCAGCAGATCGCGAGCGACATTCGCGCGACCGTTCAGATCACGGTGCCTGGAGGAATTACGGCGCCGCGCGGCACCACTATGATGCCGCCCCGAATGCTGTAGTTCTCTTCGTCGGTCTCCTCGACCCCGCCCTCGTTCATCAACCTCGAGTCGTGCCCCACGCGGGCATCCAGGTCTATGATGGCCCGTCGAACTCGGCAGTTGGCGCCGATGCCCAGCGGAACCTCGGAAGACTCGTCGTTAGAGGGAGCGAAGTGAGTGGCGCCCATTACGACCGTTTGGTCGATGATCGAGCCGGAGCGTACCAGGCCACGGATTCCGACGATCGAGCTCGACAGCCGGCTGCCTGAGATGATCGAGCCGTCGGAGAGAATGGATTGCGTGATCTCACACCGATAGATCTTGCTGCCGGGAAGGAAGCGCGGGTGGGTGTAGATCGGGAAATCCGGGTTGTAGAGGTTGAGCTCGGGAACTGGCACGGTGAGCTCGAGATTGGCCTGATGAAAGGCCGGAATGGTACCGATGTCGCGCCAATAACCGGGTTCGACGAAGCTGTACACCTTGTAGTCGTCGATTGCTCCCGGAATGATCTCCTTGCCGAAATCTCTGGCGGAGGTGCCTTCGAGAAGCTCCTGGAGAACACCGGCACGAAAGACGTAGATCCCCATGCTGGCCAGGAGCATTCCGGGCTCTGCCCGGATGCCCAGGTTCTCGATCGTCGCCTGGTCGAGCATCAGGCTCTTGATGACTTCCGGATCCTTGGGCTTTTCGACGAAGCGGGTGATCCGGCCGTCGCGGTTTATGCGCATGATCCCGAGTCCGGGAGCCTCGTCAGGGGAGACGGGTTTGACCGCGATGGTGAGGTCGGCGCCCTTGGCGCGGTGCCGCTCTTCGATCATCTCCCGCAAGTCCATGAGGTAGAGCTGGTCGCCCGAGAGTATGAGAATCTCAGAGGGCTTCAGGTGCTGAAGGCGAGGCAGGTTCTGGCGCACGGCGTCTGCGGTGCCCTGGTACCAGTCGCGATTGGCGATCGATTGCTCCGCCGCCAGGATGTTGACGAATCCGTCGCTGAATGAGTCGAAGCGATAGGTCACGGCGATGTGCCGGTGGAGGCTGGCGCTGTTGAATTGAGTGAGCACGTAGATGCGGTAGATCCCGGCCTTGAGGCTGTTCGAGATCGGAATGTCTATGAGACGGAACTTCCCCGCCACCGGAACGGCCGGCTTCGCCCGGTAGCGAGTCAGAGGCGCTAGGCGAGAGCCCTGTCCGCCACCCAGAATCGCTGTAACTACGTCTTTCATCGGAACAATGATCCTAGCAGGCCGATGAATGCCCCCGATGGGTTGAGCGAGGGCCCGCCGTTACAATTCGGCGAACGCGAGGCGTCGTCTTGGTGGCACGCGCGCTAGCCCGCGAAGATCTGGAGCTCGGTGCCGAAGTTGTCGGCGATCTCAAGTGTCGAAGCGAGGTCGGGGTGCCTCACGATGACGTTGCCGTCGGAACGCAGCGTTTGGCGCCAGTCCCGCCGGTAGGCCCCAATGGGCAGGAGGTCAAGGTCTACGACGTGTCGACCGTAGCGGCCGAGCAGTGAGTCCAGCCCTTCGATGCGCTGGATCCGACCCTGGCCCTGAGCGCGCTTGAACACGACCGCGGCGTTGTAGCGCCGGTCGATCTCCTGCGAGAAGCGGCCGTGGCAGACGGCCTCGGCCCAGCCGAAGAAGACGTCTATATCGCTGGCGTAGTTCATCAGGTCCACCGAGCGGGCGCCCGGAGGCCGGGCGCCGATCTCGCCGAAGACAACCTCGCCGTCGGTCTTGCGAAACCACTCCATGTGGGCGAACCCGGTCCTGAACCCGAGCGCGGCCAGGACCTCCGTTCCCATTCGGCGGCCGTCTTCGAGCTCGGGTACGTCGGGATCGCGGAGCGTCACCGTTTGCGGACTGATCCATTCGACCGACCGGCCGATGAGCGGCCGGGGCCGGTACCAGGCAATGTTGTAGTAGAGAATTTTTCCGCCGGCACTGATCGTGTCGAAAGTGTACTCGTCCCCGTCGATGAACTCCTCGACGCTGACTTCCGGTACATGGCGCAGGAGCGGTAGCACGGCCTCGAGTTGGCGCTCGCTGTCGACTCGGTGGGTGTCGGCGCTGCCGGCGCCGGCGATGGGTTTGAGAATCAAGGGGAACCCGATGTGTGCGGCCGCAGCTGCGCATTCCGCGGCGGTCGCGGCGCGGGCATGGCGGGGTGTGCGAATGCCGTGAGCATCCAGAACCCGCTTCATGTGCTCCTTGTCTCGGAACGGAACGGTCTGGGCCAGATTGAGCCCGGGTAGCCCGAGCTTTTCCCGGAGACCGGCGGCGAGGAGCATGCCTGGCTCCCAGAGACACTCGATTCGATCGAGGCCGCAACGGTCGGCGAGAGCGCGCACTCTCGCCAGCACCGCCGGCTCGTTCCACAGCGACTCGACACGCTCGTACTCGGCCAGGCTGGTACGGGCAGCCTCGGGCAGCGCCTCGACGGGCTGGTCGCCCAGGCCGAATACTCTCGCTCCGGCCTCGGCTAGGCCGCGCACGAACTGCGGCATCTCGGCTGGGAAGCCCGGGGAGAAGAAGAGGACGTTCATCGGA
This genomic interval from bacterium contains the following:
- a CDS encoding glycogen synthase; amino-acid sequence: MSLAICWTSSEVVPFAKTGGLGDVSAALPRYLHRGGHDVRVFLPFYSSIDTRGHDIVAVDFLRDIQLDMGPHRLTFTVFTTPLPGGGPPIYLIHCPVLYERPGIYTDGGDEALRFAFLALATVACCQHMGWSPDIFHCNDWHTALMPLYLKRTFEWDKLFRGSRTVLTIHNIAYQGVFPAQLCDDLDLGGDLELLHQGDLDGGAMSFLTTGILYADALTTVSPTHALEIQTDAYGMGLQDLLRERSDRLVGILNGVDYEEWNPHTDRFLEHHYSSEDLSGKRATKRATTERLGLGTDPRTPLLGIVSRLTAQKGFDIVIEPLRDVLAGGDAQLLALGTGESRYETAFQNLQHDFPGRVIYHRGYSEELAHLIEAAADVFLMPSKFEPSGLNQMYSLKYGTVPIVRRTGGLADAVELYEPATGRGTGFVFDHFTPDAFRWALGFALETYRDREAWERLMHNGMSRDYSWDRQGAVYLELYRQLIGR
- a CDS encoding glucose-1-phosphate adenylyltransferase, with product MKDVVTAILGGGQGSRLAPLTRYRAKPAVPVAGKFRLIDIPISNSLKAGIYRIYVLTQFNSASLHRHIAVTYRFDSFSDGFVNILAAEQSIANRDWYQGTADAVRQNLPRLQHLKPSEILILSGDQLYLMDLREMIEERHRAKGADLTIAVKPVSPDEAPGLGIMRINRDGRITRFVEKPKDPEVIKSLMLDQATIENLGIRAEPGMLLASMGIYVFRAGVLQELLEGTSARDFGKEIIPGAIDDYKVYSFVEPGYWRDIGTIPAFHQANLELTVPVPELNLYNPDFPIYTHPRFLPGSKIYRCEITQSILSDGSIISGSRLSSSIVGIRGLVRSGSIIDQTVVMGATHFAPSNDESSEVPLGIGANCRVRRAIIDLDARVGHDSRLMNEGGVEETDEENYSIRGGIIVVPRGAVIPPGTVI
- a CDS encoding ATP-grasp domain-containing protein, with translation MNVLFFSPGFPAEMPQFVRGLAEAGARVFGLGDQPVEALPEAARTSLAEYERVESLWNEPAVLARVRALADRCGLDRIECLWEPGMLLAAGLREKLGLPGLNLAQTVPFRDKEHMKRVLDAHGIRTPRHARAATAAECAAAAAHIGFPLILKPIAGAGSADTHRVDSERQLEAVLPLLRHVPEVSVEEFIDGDEYTFDTISAGGKILYYNIAWYRPRPLIGRSVEWISPQTVTLRDPDVPELEDGRRMGTEVLAALGFRTGFAHMEWFRKTDGEVVFGEIGARPPGARSVDLMNYASDIDVFFGWAEAVCHGRFSQEIDRRYNAAVVFKRAQGQGRIQRIEGLDSLLGRYGRHVVDLDLLPIGAYRRDWRQTLRSDGNVIVRHPDLASTLEIADNFGTELQIFAG